From Streptomyces sp. NBC_01460, a single genomic window includes:
- a CDS encoding TrmH family RNA methyltransferase encodes MGTPELISARSPRIAAARRLARRNFRGKERRFIAEGPQAVREAAAHRGGDGEPTLTELFATVEAAERYADIIDAARAAGARVHLADGDALADISQTVTPQGLIGVCRFLDSPFEDILAAKPTLVAVLAHVRDPGNAGTVLRCADAAGADAVVLTDASVDLYNPKSVRASVGSLFHLPVAVGVPVEQAVRGLRDAGVRILAADGAGEDDLDDELDAGTMGGPTAWVFGNEAWGLPEETRALADAVVRVPIHGRAESLNLATAAAVCLYASARAQRPRHSG; translated from the coding sequence ATGGGCACCCCCGAACTGATCTCCGCGCGATCGCCGCGAATCGCCGCCGCACGCCGACTGGCCAGGCGCAACTTCCGCGGCAAGGAGCGCAGGTTCATCGCCGAGGGGCCGCAGGCCGTGCGGGAGGCCGCCGCCCACCGGGGCGGTGACGGGGAGCCCACGCTGACCGAACTCTTCGCCACCGTCGAGGCCGCCGAGCGGTACGCCGACATCATCGACGCCGCCCGCGCCGCGGGAGCCCGCGTCCACCTCGCCGACGGCGACGCGCTCGCCGACATCTCGCAGACCGTCACCCCCCAGGGGCTCATCGGCGTCTGCCGCTTCCTGGACTCGCCCTTCGAGGACATCCTCGCGGCGAAGCCCACCCTGGTCGCCGTCCTCGCCCACGTACGCGACCCCGGCAACGCGGGCACCGTGCTGCGCTGCGCGGACGCCGCCGGCGCCGACGCGGTCGTGCTGACCGACGCCTCCGTGGACCTCTACAACCCCAAGTCGGTCCGTGCCTCCGTCGGCTCGCTCTTCCACCTGCCGGTGGCCGTCGGCGTGCCCGTCGAGCAGGCCGTGCGCGGGCTGCGGGACGCCGGTGTCCGCATCCTGGCGGCCGACGGCGCCGGTGAGGACGACCTCGACGACGAGCTCGACGCGGGCACCATGGGCGGTCCCACCGCCTGGGTGTTCGGCAACGAGGCGTGGGGCCTGCCCGAGGAGACGAGGGCCCTGGCCGACGCCGTGGTCAGGGTCCCGATCCACGGCAGGGCCGAGAGCCTCAACCTCGCCACCGCCGCCGCCGTGTGCCTCTACGCCTCCGCGCGGGCGCAGCGCCCCCGGCACTCCGGCTGA
- the rplT gene encoding 50S ribosomal protein L20 encodes MARVKRAVNAHKKRRAILEAASGYRGQRSRLYRKAKEQVTHSLVYNYNDRKKRKGDFRQLWIQRINAAARQNGMTYNRLIQGLKAANIEVDRKILAELAVNDANAFAALVEVAQKALPSDVNAPKAA; translated from the coding sequence GTGGCACGCGTCAAGCGGGCAGTAAACGCCCACAAGAAGCGCCGGGCGATCCTCGAGGCCGCCAGCGGTTACCGCGGTCAGCGTTCGCGCCTGTACCGCAAGGCCAAGGAGCAGGTCACCCACTCCCTGGTCTACAACTACAACGACCGCAAGAAGCGCAAGGGCGACTTCCGTCAGCTCTGGATCCAGCGCATCAACGCGGCTGCCCGCCAGAACGGCATGACGTACAACCGCCTCATCCAGGGTCTGAAGGCCGCCAACATCGAGGTGGACCGCAAGATCCTGGCCGAGCTCGCGGTCAACGACGCCAACGCGTTCGCCGCCCTCGTCGAGGTCGCCCAGAAGGCCCTCCCGAGCGACGTCAACGCCCCGAAGGCCGCCTGA
- the rpmI gene encoding 50S ribosomal protein L35: MPKNKTHSGASKRFKITGSGKVLREKAGKRHLLEHKSSKKTRSLTGTVVVAPADAKKVKKLLGK, from the coding sequence ATGCCGAAGAACAAGACGCACAGCGGTGCCAGCAAGCGCTTCAAGATCACCGGCTCCGGCAAGGTGCTGCGCGAGAAGGCGGGCAAGCGCCACCTGCTCGAGCACAAGTCGTCCAAGAAGACCCGCTCGCTGACCGGCACGGTCGTCGTGGCTCCGGCCGACGCCAAGAAGGTCAAGAAGCTTCTCGGCAAGTGA
- the infC gene encoding translation initiation factor IF-3, translated as MRRYAAVRQAVAWCYRGGSISAEPRINDRIRVPEVRLVGPSGEQVGIVPLAKALELAQEYDLDLVEVAATARPPVCKLMDYGKFKYESAMKAREARKNQAHTVIKEMKLRPKIDPHDYDTKKGHVVRFLKQGDKVKITIMFRGREQSRPELGFRLLQRLASDVEDLGFIESNPKQDGRNMIMVLGPHKKKTEAMAEAREAQAARKAERQGTTPDAESEGDTAEAPAAAAEAPAETPSEA; from the coding sequence ATAAGACGTTACGCGGCTGTCCGCCAGGCGGTCGCGTGGTGCTACCGAGGAGGATCCATCAGCGCCGAGCCCCGCATCAACGACCGGATTCGCGTTCCCGAGGTGCGACTTGTCGGTCCCAGCGGCGAGCAGGTCGGGATTGTTCCGCTTGCCAAGGCCCTGGAGCTCGCACAGGAGTACGACCTCGACCTGGTCGAGGTGGCGGCGACAGCCCGTCCCCCCGTGTGCAAGCTCATGGACTACGGGAAGTTCAAGTACGAGTCGGCCATGAAGGCCCGTGAGGCGCGCAAGAACCAGGCGCACACGGTCATCAAGGAAATGAAGCTCCGGCCGAAGATCGACCCGCACGACTACGACACCAAGAAGGGTCACGTCGTCCGGTTCCTCAAGCAGGGGGACAAGGTCAAGATCACGATCATGTTCCGCGGTCGTGAGCAGTCCCGTCCCGAGCTGGGCTTCCGTCTGCTCCAGCGTCTCGCTTCGGACGTCGAGGACCTTGGGTTCATCGAGTCGAACCCGAAGCAGGACGGCCGGAACATGATCATGGTTCTGGGCCCGCACAAGAAGAAGACCGAAGCCATGGCCGAAGCCCGCGAGGCCCAGGCCGCCCGCAAGGCGGAGCGTCAGGGGACCACCCCCGACGCCGAGTCCGAGGGTGACACCGCTGAGGCCCCGGCCGCAGCGGCCGAGGCTCCGGCCGAGACACCTTCCGAGGCGTGA
- a CDS encoding DUF1844 domain-containing protein has product MSDATTPSTENPGFDDMARDIAEVPAVEVIVTVAVNLMSAAAVKLGLTEEGEQHKDLDEARKLVQALAGLLDASATEISTFHASPLRDGLKSLQLAFREASLVPDEPGRGPGEKYTGPVYG; this is encoded by the coding sequence ATGAGCGACGCGACCACCCCCAGCACCGAGAACCCCGGCTTCGACGACATGGCCCGCGACATCGCGGAGGTTCCCGCGGTCGAGGTGATCGTGACCGTCGCCGTCAACCTGATGAGCGCGGCCGCCGTGAAGCTCGGCCTGACCGAGGAGGGCGAGCAGCACAAGGACCTGGACGAGGCCCGCAAGCTGGTCCAGGCCCTGGCCGGGCTGCTCGACGCGAGCGCCACCGAGATCAGCACCTTCCACGCCTCACCGCTGCGCGACGGCCTCAAGTCGCTCCAGCTGGCCTTCCGCGAGGCCTCGCTCGTCCCGGACGAGCCGGGTCGGGGCCCGGGCGAGAAGTACACCGGCCCCGTCTACGGCTAG
- a CDS encoding SseB family protein, which produces MALKNIPDPGFSDDDGTASPELTAALAAWAADRTAVGPVLAALRDARLLVPVVAVLGEVEEDENGLRREKTSDMAVPTLQAGDRRALPAFTSTATLALWDPEARPVAVPLHQALQAAAHEKADTVVLDLAGPVAFELTGPALLALAENRVSADPLDDPAVVAAVREAVAAEPAVLRAHLGPGGADGTLALVLAPDAVVAEAARRVADALSASEVLRARLVRGIDLALLPAGAEAPGEPLFSR; this is translated from the coding sequence GTGGCGCTCAAGAACATCCCGGACCCCGGTTTCTCCGACGACGACGGCACTGCCTCGCCCGAACTGACGGCGGCCCTCGCGGCCTGGGCCGCCGACCGGACGGCCGTCGGCCCGGTCCTCGCGGCTCTCCGCGACGCCCGGCTGCTCGTGCCGGTCGTCGCCGTCCTGGGCGAGGTGGAGGAGGACGAGAACGGGCTGCGCCGCGAGAAGACCAGCGACATGGCGGTGCCGACCCTGCAGGCCGGCGACCGGCGCGCGCTGCCCGCCTTCACCTCCACCGCCACGCTGGCCCTCTGGGACCCCGAGGCGCGCCCCGTCGCCGTACCCCTGCACCAGGCGCTGCAGGCCGCCGCGCACGAGAAGGCGGACACGGTGGTGCTCGACCTCGCGGGCCCGGTCGCCTTCGAGCTGACCGGCCCTGCCCTGCTGGCCCTGGCCGAGAACAGGGTGAGCGCGGACCCGCTCGACGACCCCGCGGTCGTCGCCGCGGTGCGCGAGGCGGTCGCCGCCGAGCCCGCGGTGCTGCGGGCCCACCTCGGTCCCGGCGGGGCCGACGGCACCCTCGCCCTCGTCCTCGCCCCGGACGCGGTGGTCGCCGAGGCCGCCCGCCGGGTCGCCGACGCCCTCTCGGCCAGCGAGGTGCTGCGCGCACGGCTGGTGCGGGGCATCGACCTGGCGCTCCTGCCGGCCGGTGCCGAGGCCCCGGGCGAGCCGCTGTTCAGCCGCTGA
- a CDS encoding serine hydrolase, whose translation MPRHRTRRPAPSSLVTAAAAVLLAGCAAGGVYPVGRSPDDAHAAVAAVPSASSPPAATGPSEEPQVDLDAELADALAPLADGADVSVAVLDTESGAGASYGDGTYDTASIVKVDILAALLLLAQDEDRELSGAEQAYAEAMIRRSDNTSATELLKVVGGEDGLDAANERLGLTGTQAVHAWGLTQTTAADQVRLLRAVTGADSALSADSRAYLTGLMGQVEADQRWGVSAAGTGAVLKNGWMPRTTTGLWDINSIGSVESGGHTLLLAVLSRGHATKEAGIALVESVAEAAAGVTGAVAGRD comes from the coding sequence ATGCCCCGTCACAGAACGCGCAGGCCCGCGCCGTCCTCCCTCGTGACCGCGGCCGCCGCCGTACTGCTGGCCGGTTGCGCCGCGGGAGGTGTGTATCCGGTGGGTCGCTCGCCCGATGACGCGCACGCGGCCGTGGCCGCCGTACCGTCCGCGTCGAGCCCGCCCGCCGCGACGGGCCCGAGCGAGGAGCCCCAGGTGGATCTCGACGCCGAGCTGGCCGACGCGCTGGCACCCCTGGCCGACGGGGCCGATGTGTCGGTGGCCGTGCTGGACACGGAGAGCGGTGCGGGCGCCTCGTACGGCGACGGGACGTACGACACCGCCAGCATCGTGAAGGTGGACATCCTGGCGGCGCTCCTGCTGCTCGCGCAGGACGAGGACCGGGAGCTGAGCGGTGCCGAGCAGGCGTACGCGGAGGCCATGATCCGGCGCAGCGACAACACCTCGGCCACCGAGCTGCTCAAGGTGGTCGGCGGCGAGGACGGACTCGACGCGGCCAACGAGCGGCTGGGACTGACCGGGACGCAGGCCGTCCACGCGTGGGGGCTGACCCAGACGACGGCCGCCGACCAGGTACGGCTGCTGCGGGCGGTGACCGGTGCGGATTCGGCGCTGTCGGCGGACTCCCGCGCGTATCTGACGGGGCTGATGGGCCAGGTCGAGGCGGACCAGCGGTGGGGCGTGTCGGCGGCGGGCACCGGCGCGGTGCTGAAGAACGGCTGGATGCCCCGGACCACGACGGGGCTGTGGGACATCAACAGCATCGGGTCGGTGGAGAGCGGCGGGCACACCCTGCTGCTGGCGGTGCTGTCGCGCGGCCACGCGACGAAGGAGGCGGGGATCGCCCTGGTGGAGTCCGTCGCCGAGGCGGCGGCCGGGGTGACGGGCGCGGTGGCCGGCCGGGACTGA
- the mycP gene encoding type VII secretion-associated serine protease mycosin, with amino-acid sequence MTRPRRLRALAAVATATAFALLPAVPAHADAIRDQQWGLEALHTDAAWQTTKGKGITVAVLDTGVDGDHPDLAGQVLAGKDLIGFGAGRGDSSWALHGTAMAGIIAGRGSGPGRADGVLGVAPEAKILPVRVILESGDPSRKKARASRGTALADGIRWATDHGADVINLSLGDDSESAHPEPGEDAAVQYALGKGVAVVASAGNGGEKGDRVSYPAAYPGVIAAAAVDKYGTHAAFSTRRWYATVSAPGVDVVVANPDRHYYIEWGTSAAAAYVSGAVALVRAAHPGLSPAQLKTLLADTARDAPSGGRDDARGYGLVDPAAAIEAGAKPRPDDLAARAAEAGHPTEYFGSGPTPRSDDGGPAGWLAPSAGGLGAVLLALAVVLWRGRNAGGRNTRGRSPAGPAYTPFPGGPLR; translated from the coding sequence ATGACCCGTCCCCGCCGGCTCCGGGCGCTCGCCGCCGTGGCCACGGCCACCGCCTTCGCCCTGCTGCCCGCCGTCCCCGCCCACGCGGACGCCATCCGCGACCAGCAGTGGGGGCTGGAGGCCCTCCACACCGACGCCGCCTGGCAGACGACGAAGGGCAAGGGCATCACGGTCGCGGTCCTGGACACCGGGGTCGACGGCGACCACCCCGACCTCGCCGGCCAGGTGCTCGCGGGCAAGGACCTCATCGGGTTCGGCGCCGGGCGCGGCGACAGCTCCTGGGCCCTGCACGGCACGGCGATGGCAGGGATCATCGCGGGCCGTGGCAGCGGCCCCGGCCGGGCCGACGGCGTGCTCGGCGTCGCCCCGGAGGCGAAGATCCTTCCCGTGCGCGTGATCCTCGAGTCCGGCGACCCGTCGCGCAAGAAGGCCCGCGCGTCACGCGGCACCGCGCTCGCCGACGGCATCCGCTGGGCGACGGACCACGGCGCCGACGTCATCAACCTCTCCCTCGGCGACGACAGCGAGTCGGCCCACCCGGAGCCCGGCGAGGACGCCGCCGTGCAGTACGCCCTCGGCAAGGGCGTCGCCGTCGTCGCCTCCGCGGGCAACGGCGGCGAGAAGGGCGACCGGGTCTCCTACCCCGCCGCCTACCCCGGGGTGATCGCCGCGGCGGCCGTCGACAAGTACGGCACCCACGCCGCGTTCTCCACCCGCCGCTGGTACGCCACCGTCAGCGCACCCGGCGTCGACGTCGTCGTGGCCAACCCCGACCGGCACTACTACATCGAGTGGGGGACGTCCGCCGCCGCGGCCTACGTCTCCGGGGCCGTGGCCCTGGTGCGCGCGGCGCACCCGGGGCTCTCGCCCGCGCAGCTCAAGACGCTGCTCGCGGACACCGCCCGCGACGCCCCTTCCGGCGGCCGCGACGACGCCAGGGGCTACGGCCTGGTCGACCCCGCCGCCGCGATCGAGGCCGGGGCGAAGCCGCGCCCCGACGACCTGGCCGCCCGGGCCGCCGAGGCCGGGCACCCCACGGAGTACTTCGGCTCCGGCCCCACCCCCCGGAGCGACGACGGCGGCCCGGCCGGCTGGCTCGCCCCCTCGGCGGGCGGACTCGGTGCCGTACTCCTCGCCCTGGCCGTGGTGCTGTGGCGCGGACGGAACGCCGGCGGCCGGAACACCCGGGGCAGGAGCCCCGCCGGGCCCGCGTACACCCCGTTCCCCGGCGGCCCCCTCCGCTGA
- a CDS encoding amino acid deaminase/aldolase, translating to MTVRTADRSRYNRATAHLDAPVAVVDLDAFDANADDLVRRAGGKPIRVASKSVRCRALLERVLARPGFAGIMSFTLAESLWLARAGFDDVLLAYPSADRTAYAELAADPKLAAAVTVMVDDPAQLELIDAARAGGTEEIRVCLELDTSLRLLGGRVRIGALRSPLRSPAQLAEMARSVDRMPGFRLVGIMAYEGHVAGVGDSVAGRPLRSRAVRLMQAAARRELAARRAEVVRAVRAVAPGLEFVNGGGTGSVQHTAAESAVTEIAAGSGLFVPRLFDNYTSFTGRPAALFAQPVVRRPGVGVVTVLGGGYPASGAAGPDRLPVPYLPEGLRYDPQEGPGEVQTPLLGAPADDLLIGDKVWFRHAKAGELCERFDELRLIEGERITATVPTYRGEGRTFL from the coding sequence ATGACTGTCCGCACCGCTGACCGGAGCCGTTACAACCGGGCCACCGCCCATCTCGACGCCCCGGTGGCCGTCGTCGATCTGGATGCCTTCGACGCCAACGCCGACGACCTGGTGCGCCGGGCCGGCGGGAAGCCGATCCGGGTGGCGAGCAAATCGGTACGCTGCCGCGCCCTGCTGGAGCGGGTGCTCGCGCGTCCGGGCTTCGCCGGGATCATGTCGTTCACCCTCGCGGAATCGCTGTGGCTGGCCCGTGCGGGATTCGACGACGTGCTGCTCGCCTACCCGTCGGCCGACCGGACCGCGTACGCCGAGCTGGCGGCCGATCCCAAGCTCGCGGCCGCCGTGACGGTGATGGTCGACGACCCCGCGCAGCTGGAGCTGATCGATGCGGCGCGGGCCGGCGGCACGGAGGAGATCCGGGTCTGCCTGGAGCTGGACACCTCGCTGCGGCTGCTCGGGGGCAGGGTCAGGATCGGCGCGCTGCGCTCCCCGCTCCGCTCCCCCGCCCAACTGGCCGAGATGGCCCGCTCGGTGGACCGCATGCCCGGCTTCCGGCTGGTCGGGATCATGGCGTACGAGGGCCATGTGGCCGGTGTGGGCGACTCGGTGGCCGGCCGGCCGCTGCGGTCGCGCGCGGTCCGGCTGATGCAGGCGGCGGCGCGCAGGGAGCTGGCGGCCCGGCGGGCTGAGGTCGTGCGGGCGGTCCGCGCGGTGGCGCCCGGCCTGGAGTTCGTGAACGGGGGCGGAACCGGCAGCGTGCAGCACACCGCCGCCGAGTCCGCGGTGACGGAAATCGCGGCGGGGTCCGGGCTCTTCGTGCCGAGGCTGTTCGACAACTACACCTCGTTCACGGGCCGTCCGGCGGCCCTGTTCGCCCAGCCCGTGGTGCGGCGGCCGGGCGTGGGCGTGGTGACGGTGCTGGGCGGCGGTTACCCGGCGTCCGGTGCGGCGGGCCCCGACCGGCTGCCGGTGCCGTATCTGCCCGAAGGTCTGCGCTACGACCCCCAGGAGGGTCCGGGCGAGGTCCAGACTCCGCTGCTGGGCGCCCCCGCGGACGATCTGCTGATCGGCGACAAGGTGTGGTTCCGGCACGCCAAGGCCGGTGAGCTGTGCGAGCGCTTCGACGAGCTGCGGCTGATCGAGGGTGAGCGGATCACGGCGACCGTGCCGACGTACCGGGGCGAGGGCCGCACCTTCCTGTAG
- a CDS encoding 3-oxoacyl-ACP reductase, which translates to MTTESGNICRRLTGRTAVITGAGSGIGLATARRLASEGAHVVCGDIDESAGRAAAKEAGGTFVRVDVTDPDQVEALFAAAQDTYGSVDIAFNNAGISPPEDDSILTTGLEAWKRVQDVNLTSVYLCCKAALPYMRRQGRGSIINTASFVARMGAATSQISYTASKGGVLALSRELGVQFAREGIRVNALCPGPVNTPLLRELFAKDPERAARRLVHIPLGRFAEATEIAAAVAFLASDDSSFVNATDFLVDGGISGAYVTPLD; encoded by the coding sequence ATGACCACGGAATCCGGGAACATCTGCCGCCGGCTGACCGGCCGCACCGCCGTCATCACAGGGGCGGGCAGCGGCATCGGGCTGGCCACGGCCCGCAGGCTGGCATCCGAAGGAGCCCACGTCGTCTGCGGCGACATCGACGAGAGCGCGGGCAGGGCCGCCGCGAAGGAGGCGGGCGGCACCTTCGTACGCGTCGACGTCACCGATCCCGACCAGGTCGAGGCGCTCTTCGCGGCGGCGCAGGACACCTACGGCTCCGTCGACATCGCCTTCAACAACGCGGGCATCTCGCCGCCCGAGGACGACTCCATCCTCACCACCGGGCTCGAGGCGTGGAAGCGCGTCCAGGACGTCAACCTCACCTCCGTCTACCTCTGCTGCAAGGCCGCCCTCCCCTACATGCGCCGCCAGGGCCGCGGCTCGATCATCAACACCGCGTCCTTCGTGGCGCGGATGGGCGCCGCGACCTCCCAGATCTCGTACACCGCGTCGAAGGGCGGCGTCCTCGCCCTGTCCCGCGAGCTCGGGGTGCAGTTCGCCCGGGAGGGGATCCGGGTCAACGCCCTCTGCCCCGGGCCGGTCAACACCCCGCTGCTCCGGGAACTGTTCGCCAAGGACCCGGAGCGCGCCGCCCGCAGGCTCGTCCACATCCCCCTCGGCCGGTTCGCCGAGGCGACGGAGATCGCCGCCGCCGTCGCCTTCCTGGCGAGCGACGACTCCTCGTTCGTCAACGCCACCGACTTCCTCGTCGACGGCGGGATCTCGGGGGCGTACGTGACACCGCTCGACTGA
- a CDS encoding aldehyde dehydrogenase family protein, with amino-acid sequence MTTEHRVLNPATEELVATVPATTAEEVDAAVTRAAAAQRVWAGLAPADRARLLRRFAVLVDEHAERLALLEVTEAGHTLGNARWEAANVRDLLDYAAGGVERLTGRQIPVPGGVDLTFLEPLGVVGVIAPWNFPMPIAAWGVAPALAAGNAVLLKPAETTPLTAQRLARLALEAGLPEDLFQVLPGAGDVTGNALVEHPGVAKIVFTGSTRVGKQIMARCADRVKRLTLELGGKSPNIVFADADIEAAAAAAPLSFLDNAGQDCCARSRILVQRSAYDRFLELLVPAVASVVVGDPSDEKTQMGPLISRAQLERVRAFVPADADGIRGNAPTGPGFWFPPTVLTGTAPDAPVATEEVFGPVAVVLPFEDEEDAVRLANATEHGLAGSVWTRDVGRALRVSRAVRAGNLSVNSHSAVRYWTPFGGYKQSGLGRELGPDALAAFTETKNVFIGTEA; translated from the coding sequence GTGACCACCGAACACCGTGTCCTGAACCCGGCGACCGAAGAGCTCGTCGCCACCGTCCCCGCCACCACCGCCGAGGAGGTGGACGCCGCCGTCACCCGCGCGGCCGCCGCCCAGCGCGTCTGGGCCGGCCTCGCCCCCGCCGACCGGGCCCGGCTGCTGCGCCGCTTCGCCGTCCTCGTCGACGAACACGCCGAACGGCTGGCCCTGCTGGAGGTCACCGAGGCGGGCCACACCCTGGGCAACGCCCGCTGGGAGGCGGCCAACGTCCGGGACCTGCTGGACTACGCGGCCGGGGGAGTGGAACGCCTGACCGGACGGCAGATCCCCGTACCCGGCGGGGTCGACCTCACGTTCCTGGAACCGCTGGGCGTCGTCGGCGTGATCGCCCCGTGGAACTTCCCCATGCCGATCGCCGCCTGGGGGGTCGCCCCCGCCCTCGCCGCCGGGAACGCCGTCCTCCTCAAGCCCGCCGAGACCACCCCGCTCACCGCGCAGCGGCTGGCCCGGCTGGCCCTGGAGGCGGGCCTCCCCGAGGACCTCTTCCAGGTGCTGCCCGGCGCGGGGGACGTGACGGGCAACGCCCTGGTCGAGCACCCCGGGGTCGCGAAGATCGTCTTCACCGGCTCGACCCGCGTCGGCAAGCAGATCATGGCCAGGTGCGCGGACCGGGTGAAGCGGCTCACCCTCGAACTCGGCGGCAAGAGCCCCAACATCGTCTTCGCCGACGCCGACATCGAGGCCGCCGCTGCCGCCGCGCCCCTGTCCTTCCTGGACAACGCCGGACAGGACTGCTGCGCCCGCAGCCGCATCCTGGTCCAGCGGTCCGCGTACGACCGCTTCCTGGAGCTCCTCGTCCCGGCCGTCGCCTCCGTCGTCGTGGGCGACCCGTCGGACGAGAAGACACAGATGGGGCCACTGATCTCCCGCGCCCAGCTGGAGCGCGTCCGTGCCTTCGTCCCCGCGGACGCCGACGGCATCCGGGGCAACGCGCCCACCGGACCCGGCTTCTGGTTCCCTCCGACCGTCCTGACCGGCACCGCTCCCGACGCCCCCGTCGCCACCGAGGAGGTCTTCGGCCCGGTGGCCGTGGTGCTGCCCTTCGAGGACGAGGAGGACGCCGTCCGGCTGGCCAACGCCACCGAACACGGCCTGGCCGGCTCCGTCTGGACCCGGGACGTGGGCCGCGCCCTGCGGGTCTCGCGGGCGGTCCGGGCCGGCAACCTGTCGGTCAACTCCCACTCCGCCGTCCGCTACTGGACCCCCTTCGGCGGGTACAAACAGTCCGGGCTCGGCCGTGAACTGGGGCCCGACGCCCTCGCGGCCTTCACCGAAACCAAGAACGTCTTCATCGGCACGGAGGCCTGA
- a CDS encoding glutamine synthetase family protein encodes MADRTPPLATDELRVLVERGEIDTVVLAFPDMQGRLQGKRFAASFFLDEVLEHGTEGCNYLLAVDTDMNTVDGFAMSSWSNGYGDFAMRPDLATLRRVPWHEGTALVMADLAWEDGTPVVAAPRQILRRQLERLAAHGLTAHVGTELEFIVFKDTYEQAWDRDYRGLTPANQYNVDYSVLGTGRIEPLLRRIRNEMAAAGLTVESAKGECNPGQHEIVFRYDEALVTCDQHAVYKTGSKEIAAQEGVSLTFMAKFNEREGNSCHIHLSLQDADGHSVMAGEDGTMSPVMRHFLAGQLAVLRDFSLLYAPNINSYKRFQPGSFAPTAVAWGHDNRTCALRVVGHGRSLRFENRLPGGDVNPYLAVAGLVAAGLHGIENELELPEACEGNAYTAGYDQVPTTLREAAGLWGTSEVAQEAFGDDVVAHYRNMARVELEAFDAAVTDWELRRSFERL; translated from the coding sequence GTGGCAGACCGAACACCCCCGCTGGCGACCGACGAGCTGCGCGTGCTCGTGGAGCGAGGTGAGATCGACACCGTGGTCCTCGCCTTCCCCGACATGCAGGGCCGGCTCCAGGGCAAGCGGTTCGCGGCGTCCTTCTTCCTCGACGAGGTGCTGGAACACGGCACCGAGGGCTGCAACTACCTGCTCGCCGTCGACACGGACATGAACACCGTCGACGGATTCGCCATGTCCTCCTGGTCCAACGGCTACGGCGACTTCGCGATGCGCCCCGACCTCGCCACCCTGCGCCGCGTCCCCTGGCACGAGGGAACCGCCCTCGTCATGGCCGATCTCGCCTGGGAGGACGGCACACCGGTCGTCGCCGCGCCCCGCCAGATCCTCCGGCGGCAGCTGGAACGCCTCGCCGCACACGGACTGACCGCCCACGTCGGCACCGAACTCGAGTTCATCGTCTTCAAGGACACCTACGAGCAGGCATGGGACCGCGACTACCGCGGCCTCACCCCGGCCAACCAGTACAACGTCGACTACTCCGTCCTCGGCACCGGCCGCATCGAACCGCTGCTGCGCCGCATCCGCAACGAGATGGCGGCCGCCGGGCTCACCGTCGAGTCCGCCAAGGGCGAGTGCAACCCCGGCCAGCACGAGATCGTCTTCCGCTACGACGAGGCCCTCGTCACCTGCGACCAGCACGCCGTCTACAAGACCGGCTCCAAGGAGATCGCCGCGCAGGAAGGCGTGTCCCTCACCTTCATGGCCAAGTTCAACGAGCGTGAAGGCAACTCCTGCCACATCCACCTCTCGCTCCAGGACGCCGACGGACACAGCGTCATGGCCGGCGAGGACGGCACGATGTCCCCCGTCATGCGGCACTTCCTCGCGGGCCAGCTCGCCGTCCTGCGCGACTTCTCCCTCCTGTACGCGCCGAACATCAACTCCTACAAGCGGTTCCAGCCCGGCTCCTTCGCCCCGACCGCCGTCGCCTGGGGGCACGACAACCGCACCTGCGCCCTGCGTGTCGTCGGCCACGGCCGCTCGCTGCGCTTCGAGAACCGGCTGCCCGGCGGCGACGTCAACCCGTACCTCGCTGTCGCGGGACTCGTCGCCGCGGGGCTCCACGGGATCGAGAACGAGCTGGAACTCCCCGAGGCGTGCGAGGGCAACGCCTACACCGCGGGATACGACCAGGTCCCCACCACGCTGCGCGAGGCAGCCGGCCTCTGGGGGACCAGCGAGGTCGCCCAGGAGGCCTTCGGCGACGACGTCGTCGCGCACTACCGCAACATGGCGCGCGTCGAACTGGAGGCCTTCGACGCCGCGGTGACCGACTGGGAGCTCCGCCGCTCCTTCGAACGCCTGTGA